The following coding sequences are from one Desulfonatronum thioautotrophicum window:
- the secD gene encoding protein translocase subunit SecD gives MKITLRIRIALALIGLFLGGLYALPALTNLQGTFLGKILPESEIRLGLDLRGGMHLTLGVDIPRGIANTMAQFGQEIRSEAQEEGLFILRPQVVNDTELAFTLARGAQQEQLERMLRNRFENLQILAKETQDAGQIRYTVGMTQQYRAHVEDLLVEQAIKTIRNRIDQFGVAEPDIRRQADGRIQVQLPGLQDPERAVAIIGRTAHLEFKLVDDEADIERALRGILPPDAELSTLQTRNPDGSLSQSPIVLKRDTLMTGEFITDARVSFDQFNQAYVGMNFNARGARLFERITAENTGRRLAIVLDGNVHSAPVIQERIAGGRASITGRFTTEEATDLALVLRAGALPAPVHIMEERTVGPSLGQESIERGLRAALIGGALILLFMLVYYSMSGMVANTVLCLNILLVMAGLAGFGATLTLPGIAGIILTIGIAVDANVLIFERIREEIRRGLTPAIAIDEGYKRALKAILDANITTIIAAIVLYQFGTGPIRGFAVTLSLGILASMFTAVFVSRIFFDFWLKWRKPGTPLSI, from the coding sequence ATGAAGATCACCTTACGCATACGAATCGCCCTGGCCTTGATCGGGCTGTTCCTGGGCGGTTTGTATGCCTTGCCTGCTCTGACCAACCTTCAGGGCACTTTTCTGGGAAAAATCCTGCCTGAAAGCGAGATTCGCCTTGGCTTGGACCTGCGGGGAGGGATGCACCTGACACTGGGCGTTGATATTCCCCGGGGAATAGCCAACACCATGGCGCAGTTTGGACAGGAAATCCGTTCTGAGGCTCAGGAGGAAGGACTGTTCATTCTCAGACCACAGGTCGTGAACGACACGGAGTTAGCCTTCACCCTGGCTCGTGGCGCTCAACAGGAACAATTGGAGCGGATGCTTCGCAACCGCTTTGAGAATCTGCAGATTCTCGCCAAGGAAACACAGGATGCCGGGCAGATTCGCTACACCGTGGGCATGACGCAGCAATACCGGGCCCATGTCGAGGATCTGCTCGTTGAGCAGGCTATCAAGACCATCCGCAACAGAATTGACCAGTTCGGCGTGGCCGAACCGGACATCCGCCGCCAGGCCGACGGTCGGATCCAGGTCCAGCTACCCGGACTACAGGATCCCGAACGGGCCGTGGCCATCATTGGTCGTACCGCTCACCTGGAATTCAAACTGGTGGACGATGAAGCAGACATCGAGCGGGCCCTGCGCGGAATTCTCCCGCCTGACGCGGAGCTGAGCACCCTGCAGACGCGTAATCCCGACGGCTCACTCTCCCAGTCGCCCATTGTTCTCAAGCGGGATACCCTGATGACCGGCGAGTTTATCACCGACGCCCGAGTCAGTTTTGATCAATTCAATCAAGCCTATGTGGGCATGAATTTCAACGCCCGGGGAGCCAGGCTTTTCGAACGGATCACCGCGGAAAACACCGGCCGACGATTGGCCATCGTCCTGGACGGCAATGTGCACTCCGCACCGGTCATCCAGGAACGCATCGCTGGTGGACGGGCCAGCATTACCGGCCGATTCACCACCGAAGAAGCCACGGACTTGGCGTTGGTGCTCAGAGCCGGGGCCTTGCCCGCACCGGTGCACATCATGGAAGAACGAACGGTCGGCCCCTCTTTGGGCCAGGAATCCATCGAACGCGGCCTCCGTGCGGCCCTGATCGGCGGAGCGCTGATCCTTCTCTTCATGCTCGTCTATTACAGCATGTCCGGGATGGTGGCCAACACGGTGCTGTGCTTGAACATTTTGCTGGTCATGGCCGGATTGGCCGGCTTCGGCGCCACACTGACCCTGCCCGGCATCGCTGGCATCATCCTGACCATTGGTATCGCCGTGGATGCCAATGTGCTTATTTTTGAACGGATACGGGAAGAGATTCGCCGCGGCCTGACTCCGGCCATCGCCATTGACGAAGGCTACAAACGGGCACTGAAAGCCATTCTGGACGCCAATATAACAACCATTATCGCGGCCATTGTCCTTTACCAGTTCGGTACAGGTCCGATCCGCGGATTTGCCGTGACCCTTTCTCTGGGCATCTTGGCGTCCATGTTTACCGCGGTTTTCGTTTCACGGATATTCTTCGATTTCTGGCTGAAATGGCGCAAGCCCGGCACGCCGTTGAGCATATAA
- the yajC gene encoding preprotein translocase subunit YajC produces MIFDPSLAHAMGTSGAEAQGNPITAFVPLIVMFAIFYFLLIRPQQKKAKQHREVLANLKKGDRVLTAGGVYGRIHSLNDDVLTLEVADNLKIQTNRNYIAGLAESDVKPVSREPK; encoded by the coding sequence ATGATCTTTGATCCAAGCTTGGCCCATGCCATGGGAACTTCCGGAGCCGAGGCCCAGGGCAACCCGATCACGGCCTTTGTTCCGCTGATCGTCATGTTCGCGATTTTTTATTTTCTGCTCATCCGTCCTCAGCAGAAAAAGGCCAAGCAGCATCGCGAAGTGCTCGCCAACCTCAAAAAAGGCGACCGGGTCCTCACGGCCGGTGGAGTTTACGGGCGCATCCATTCATTGAATGACGATGTCCTGACCCTGGAAGTTGCCGACAATCTGAAAATCCAGACCAACCGCAACTACATTGCCGGCTTGGCCGAATCGGATGTCAAGCCAGTGAGCAGAGAACCGAAATAG
- a CDS encoding P-II family nitrogen regulator: MKWITAVIKPFKLDDVRTALMEVGVQGLTVTEVKGFGRQKGHTEVYRGAEYVVDFRPKLKLEAAIADDQVDKVIQTIQKAAHTGKIGDGKVFVFDLEKCLRIRTGETGQEAL; the protein is encoded by the coding sequence ATGAAATGGATCACTGCTGTTATTAAGCCGTTCAAGCTGGACGACGTGCGTACCGCACTCATGGAAGTCGGTGTTCAAGGACTCACGGTGACGGAGGTGAAGGGGTTCGGACGTCAGAAAGGGCATACCGAGGTGTACCGGGGCGCGGAATATGTTGTTGATTTTCGCCCAAAGCTCAAGCTGGAAGCTGCAATTGCCGATGATCAGGTGGACAAGGTGATCCAGACAATTCAGAAGGCGGCTCACACGGGCAAGATCGGAGATGGCAAGGTTTTTGTCTTTGATCTGGAAAAGTGCCTGCGGATCCGGACCGGAGAAACCGGTCAGGAAGCGCTGTAG
- a CDS encoding ammonium transporter: MLLEVSYALDTFYFLMSGLLVMWMAAGFTMLESGLVRSKNTVEILTKNIGLYSIACIMYMLVGYNIMYGDSSSSIIPGLSFLVSGDNSVADVVAGGEDAPYYSNISDFFFQVVFVATAMSIISGAVAERMKLWTFFIFAVVMTGFIYPIQGYWSWGEGFLDDLGYMDYAGSGIVHMAGATAALAAVLLLGPRKGKYGPDGQVNPIPGANMPLATLGTFILWMGWFGFNGGSELKVSDVESANAVAMVFANTNLAAAGGVVAGLITARLLFGKADLTMGLNGALAGLVAITAGPDTPSMLLATIIGAVGGTIVVFSIVALDKLRIDDPVGAISVHGVVGIWGLLAVLLSNSDATLTGQLVGIVCIFGFVFVASLIVWLILKVTMGIRVDEEMEYQGMDLAECGLEAYPEFTGSAVSRK, translated from the coding sequence ATGTTGCTTGAAGTCAGTTATGCTCTCGATACATTTTATTTTTTGATGTCGGGGTTGCTGGTCATGTGGATGGCCGCCGGGTTCACCATGCTGGAGTCCGGCTTGGTCCGGTCGAAAAATACCGTTGAGATTCTCACCAAGAATATCGGACTGTATTCCATTGCCTGCATCATGTACATGCTTGTGGGTTACAATATTATGTATGGTGATTCTTCCAGTTCGATCATTCCTGGATTGAGTTTCCTGGTCAGTGGGGACAATTCTGTCGCTGACGTTGTCGCTGGAGGTGAGGACGCCCCTTATTACTCAAATATTTCCGACTTTTTCTTCCAGGTTGTCTTTGTCGCCACAGCCATGTCCATTATTTCCGGTGCCGTGGCCGAGCGGATGAAATTGTGGACATTCTTCATTTTCGCCGTGGTCATGACTGGATTTATCTACCCCATTCAGGGCTACTGGAGCTGGGGCGAAGGCTTCCTTGATGACTTGGGATACATGGACTACGCCGGATCCGGAATCGTGCATATGGCTGGCGCCACCGCGGCCTTGGCGGCTGTCTTGTTGCTTGGACCCCGCAAGGGCAAGTATGGCCCTGACGGCCAGGTCAATCCAATCCCCGGCGCGAATATGCCGCTGGCCACGCTGGGTACGTTTATTCTTTGGATGGGCTGGTTCGGATTCAACGGTGGTTCAGAGTTGAAAGTGTCGGATGTGGAGTCGGCCAATGCCGTGGCAATGGTCTTTGCCAACACGAATCTGGCTGCTGCCGGTGGCGTGGTCGCCGGTCTGATTACGGCTCGGCTGCTGTTTGGCAAGGCTGACTTGACCATGGGACTCAATGGCGCTCTGGCCGGACTGGTGGCCATCACTGCCGGACCGGACACACCGTCCATGCTTTTGGCGACCATCATTGGGGCTGTCGGTGGAACCATTGTTGTCTTTTCCATCGTTGCCTTGGACAAGCTGCGTATTGACGATCCCGTAGGCGCCATTTCAGTCCACGGTGTCGTCGGCATCTGGGGGCTGCTTGCCGTGCTGCTCTCCAATAGCGATGCGACCTTGACGGGTCAGCTGGTGGGTATTGTGTGCATTTTCGGTTTCGTCTTTGTCGCCAGCTTGATAGTCTGGTTGATCCTGAAAGTGACCATGGGGATTCGCGTGGATGAGGAAATGGAATACCAGGGTATGGACCTTGCCGAATGCGGTCTGGAGGCTTACCCGGAATTCACTGGATCCGCGGTTTCTCGAAAATAA
- a CDS encoding M48 family metallopeptidase, translating into MLLAACIPNTVHAQLSLGRFTISDEVELGRKFNLLVRSRMPLVEDPEILAYVEDIVERLRVQMPPQPFPIQVGVIRHSALNAFAGPGGHIFVHTGLLQHLENESAFAGVVAHELAHVSQRHIASRIEKAHIVNLASMLGILAGVFLGGDVQSALAIGSVAAGQSAMLSYSREDEREADQVGMNYLVAAGFRPQGMVQSFETIRKLRWLGGSIPLYLSTHPGVDERISYLKDRVDRMPASIREREEDNSAYERARMLVMARYTQPDKALAFFQRQELDQCLNDLGKAIVLNRSHRVPEARAAFEKAIACAPRDSLFLREAGAFFLQQGEFDNAARHLQDAVLRNPKDQMALFHYARTQIAVGQNAEAVALLERILDQLPEQSAVHTLLGRTQGQQGQLFSAHLHLAYAALYSRDKRQYHFHMEQAREHSRTAQEQAKLNKLSEAFKDREEFL; encoded by the coding sequence GTGCTTCTCGCCGCCTGCATTCCGAATACAGTTCATGCCCAGTTGTCTCTGGGGCGATTTACTATTTCAGATGAAGTTGAGCTAGGCCGAAAATTCAATCTCCTGGTCCGGTCCCGGATGCCTCTGGTCGAGGATCCAGAGATACTTGCCTATGTAGAGGATATTGTTGAGCGGCTACGGGTTCAAATGCCACCGCAGCCCTTTCCGATTCAGGTCGGTGTGATTCGACACAGTGCGCTCAATGCCTTTGCCGGTCCAGGGGGACATATATTCGTGCATACGGGCTTATTGCAACACCTGGAGAACGAGTCAGCTTTTGCCGGGGTTGTGGCCCACGAATTGGCCCACGTTTCCCAGCGCCATATCGCCAGCCGAATCGAAAAAGCCCATATCGTCAATTTGGCCTCCATGCTTGGGATATTGGCCGGTGTTTTTCTTGGTGGTGACGTACAATCGGCTCTGGCCATTGGATCGGTTGCCGCAGGGCAGAGCGCCATGCTCTCGTACAGCCGGGAAGACGAGCGCGAAGCGGACCAAGTCGGAATGAATTATCTTGTCGCCGCTGGTTTTCGCCCGCAAGGGATGGTTCAGTCATTCGAAACCATTCGCAAGCTGCGCTGGCTTGGCGGATCCATCCCGCTGTATCTCAGTACTCATCCGGGAGTCGACGAACGAATCTCCTACCTCAAAGATCGCGTGGACAGAATGCCGGCCTCCATCAGAGAGCGCGAGGAAGACAACTCGGCCTACGAACGGGCGCGAATGCTGGTCATGGCCCGGTATACTCAACCGGACAAAGCATTGGCCTTTTTCCAGAGGCAAGAACTTGACCAATGCTTGAACGACCTTGGGAAAGCAATCGTTCTGAACCGATCCCACCGGGTTCCCGAGGCCAGAGCCGCTTTTGAAAAAGCAATTGCGTGTGCACCCCGCGATTCCCTTTTTCTTCGTGAAGCCGGCGCCTTTTTTCTCCAACAAGGTGAGTTCGACAATGCCGCACGCCATTTGCAGGATGCGGTTTTGCGCAACCCCAAGGATCAAATGGCGTTGTTCCATTATGCCAGGACACAAATTGCGGTTGGCCAAAATGCTGAGGCCGTTGCTCTCTTGGAACGCATCCTGGACCAGCTTCCCGAACAGTCCGCGGTCCATACCTTGCTTGGGAGAACCCAGGGCCAGCAAGGGCAGTTGTTTTCCGCACACCTCCACCTGGCCTATGCCGCACTCTATTCCCGGGACAAACGCCAGTATCATTTCCATATGGAGCAGGCTCGAGAACATTCCCGTACTGCCCAGGAACAGGCTAAACTGAATAAACTCAGCGAGGCCTTCAAGGACCGCGAGGAGTTCTTGTAA